In Blastococcus saxobsidens DD2, the genomic stretch GCTGTCGGACCGCCTCCATGATCAGAAACATGCCGTACATCCCGGGATGCCCGTAGGACAGGCCCCCGCCGTTGGTGTTCACCGCCAGCGAACCACCCGGCCGGATTCGACCGCCTGCCACGAAGGGCCCGCCTTCGCCCTTCCCGCAGAACCCCAGGTCTTCCAGAAACAGCAGGGTATTGATGGTGAAGGCGTCGTACAGCATGAGGAGATCGATGTCGGAGTGCTGCACCTGGGCCGCGGTCAAGGCGCGCGGCCCCGAGTCCGCAGCCGCGGTCGTCGTGAGGTCCGGCATGTTGGTGATGCTGCGATGCCAGTGCGCCGCGCCGGTACCCAGGATGAACACCGCCGGGTTCGGCGAGTCGGCAGCGCGCTCGGCGCGCGTGACGATCGCTGCCGCGGCGCCATCAGTGACCAGACAGCAGTCGAGCACCGACAGAGGTGAGGAGACGACGCGCGAGTTCAGGACATCTTCTGCGGTGAGTGGGTCCCGTACCACGGCATCCGGGTTGAGCTGGGCCCACTGCCGTGCCGCCACGGCCACTTCCGCGAGCTGCTCGCGCGTCGTGCCGAACTCGTACATGTGCCTGGCCGCCGCCAGCGCATAGGCGCTGAGCGGGTACCGAGGCCGGTAGTCCCGCTCGTACGGGGACTGCTCACCGATGGACACGAGGCCCCCGCTGTCCGACCGCTGGGTGCTCCCGTAGCAGATGAGGGCGACGTCACACATTCCGGCATTCACGGCGGCAACGGCATGCTGCAGGTGAGCGATGAAGGAGCTCCCCCCGACATTCGTGCCGTCACTGAAGCGCGGGCGTATCCCGAGGTACTCGGCGACGTTCAGCGCCGCCATCGGGTAGTAGGCCGACGCCGAGAAAAGTCCGTCCACGTCCGAGAGGGACAGGCCGGCGTCATCGAGAGCCGTGCGCGTGGCCTCCGCCAGGAGGTCGAGCGGCATCACCCCTCGGCCGACATGGCCGACCCCGGCCTCACCGATCCCGACGATGGCCGCGCTACCGCGGAGCTGCTCAGTCATCGGATCCCCCACGGTGCTCGAAGACGGGCAGGTACGCGTCGGCCTCCTGTGCGGGCCGCCAGGCGCACGTGACAGCGAGCCCGATCGGGATCTCAGCCTCCGGGTACCCGTCGACGCGGCTCATCATCCGGAAGCCCTCGTCCACGTCCACCAGAGCCACGTTGTAGGACCCATCGCGTCGTTCGATCGTCGTCGCGGAGTACACGACGCCACGTCCTGAGCTCACCCGCCAGGACAGTTCCGTGGAGGCGCACGAAGGGCAGAGCACCCGAGGAGGGAAGATCGAGCGACTGCAGGCATCGCAATGCTGATACCGCAGCTCACGGCTCTTCAGGCCTTCCACATACACCGCATAGGGGTACAGATCTAGCGACTCGCTCACGCGCAATCCTTTCTGTCTGTCATGCGATTCGGGCACTCGTGCAATGCGCCCACCGGCAACTCTGATCCATGGCCAGCCACTCCCTACTCGCGCCGAGAAAGCCGCCTCTACCATTGCTAACCTCAGATGAGTAGCGCCGCCGTGGACATCGATTTGCGACAGGGGCAGTCACGCAAAGGCCCGAATCCCACTCGGCGGCATTACTGGAACCCTAGGCCATAGAAGCCCTCCGGAAAACCCGGACCGGTGCGGGGAATTCCCCGATCACTCAGCCTCGCGTGCACTGGGGGCCCGGACCACGAGCCAGAAACCGGCGGCGGACCGCGGCTTGCTCCGACGGCGGTCGTGCTGGCAATGCGGAGGGGCGGAGATGCGACACCGCGGCCACGGGGGCGGCCGGACCGCCATTCGTCCGGACGTGTGAGCCGGACCGTCCCCACCAGGCGTGCACCCTTCGCTCCGGTGGCCGGCTAGGACATCCGGGCCGCCGACTCGTCCGTCCGCAACCTGATCAAGGCGTCGAGGACGGCCACGCCTTGCCCCTTGGGCAGCACCTTCACAGGGTTGAGGTCCATCTCGAGGAGGGCGTCGCCCAAGTGCTCGACGACGCGCCCGACCTCCACGACCAATCGGGCGAGGGCTTCGTAGTCCGCCTCGTCCCCACCACGTGCCCCGGTCATGGCAGGAAACGCCTTGAGTGCCTTCACCTTGTCCAGCGCGTATCCGTAGCTGATGGGCGGCAGAACACACTGGTAGTCGCTGAATATCTCGATGAAGACGCCACCGGCACCCACCACGACGACGTGCCCGAATGTGGGATCTTGCTTGACGCCCAGGAATGCCTCG encodes the following:
- a CDS encoding acetyl-CoA acetyltransferase — its product is MTEQLRGSAAIVGIGEAGVGHVGRGVMPLDLLAEATRTALDDAGLSLSDVDGLFSASAYYPMAALNVAEYLGIRPRFSDGTNVGGSSFIAHLQHAVAAVNAGMCDVALICYGSTQRSDSGGLVSIGEQSPYERDYRPRYPLSAYALAAARHMYEFGTTREQLAEVAVAARQWAQLNPDAVVRDPLTAEDVLNSRVVSSPLSVLDCCLVTDGAAAAIVTRAERAADSPNPAVFILGTGAAHWHRSITNMPDLTTTAAADSGPRALTAAQVQHSDIDLLMLYDAFTINTLLFLEDLGFCGKGEGGPFVAGGRIRPGGSLAVNTNGGGLSYGHPGMYGMFLIMEAVRQLRGAAGDRQLEKHDVALLHGNGGVMSHQATAILGTAAAL
- a CDS encoding Zn-ribbon domain-containing OB-fold protein gives rise to the protein MSESLDLYPYAVYVEGLKSRELRYQHCDACSRSIFPPRVLCPSCASTELSWRVSSGRGVVYSATTIERRDGSYNVALVDVDEGFRMMSRVDGYPEAEIPIGLAVTCAWRPAQEADAYLPVFEHRGGSDD